One Sulfitobacter sp. M39 genomic window, CGGAAGCTTCGATGCTTTTCCAACCCGCGATGGAGGAGCCGTCAAACATGAACCCTTCTTCGACAAAATCTTCGTCAACAAGATCGGAGACGATTGTCACGTGCTGCAGTTTACCGCGTGTATCGGTGAAACGTACATCAACGTATTCGATGTCCTCGTCCTTGATCTTCTTCAGGAAGTCCTTGGTGCTCATTGGATGATATCCTTTTCTTGAATCTCGTAAATTCGATTAAAGCGCGTCTGACCCGGTCTCGCCGGTACGGATGCGGATTGTTTGTTCGATGGGGCTGACGAAGATTTTGCCGTCGCCGATCTTCTCGGTCTTAGCGGCCGATACGATGGCCTCGATGGCGGCGTCTACCTGATCGTCGTCCAACACGATTTCGATTTTTACCTTGGGCAGAAAATCCACGACATATTCAGCGCCACGGTACAATTCTGTATGGCCCTTTTGACGCCCGAAGCCTTTGACTTCGATAACGCTAAGGCCCTGAACGCCAACCTCTTGGAGCGCCTCCTTGACTTCATCAAGCTTGAACGGCTTGATTACAGCTTCGATCTTTTTCATCTGAGGCCTCCCTGCCAGACGGGTGATTTTCGGTCTACATCGGTGTCATCTCACCGTGCGGGCCGACGGTCTACCAGACGCGCGATGGAGTCCACCGAAAGAGGCGAAAATTTGTGCGCATCGGCTGTTTTATGTGCGTTGCGATTAAAATCTGTGCAGTTTGAAAATCCATGTGCTGGCAGGCTTGGCTATCGCTTGGGCAGGTGGTTTATCTTTGGGCAAAAGACGGACCGGAAAGGGGCTGCCATGCAACCGACTGCCATCACCGCAGACACGCTGGACTTTGATCAATTGACCAAGGGGCAGGGGCATAAGTTCGATCACGGGCATGCGATTGTCGTAACCGGTGGGGCCGGGCGCACGGGGGCGGCGCGACTGTCTGGGCGTGCGGCGTTGCGGATGGGGGCGGGGCTGGTCACGCTGGCCGTACCGCCCGCCGCGCAGATGGAGGTGGCGATGCAGATCATCGCTCTGATGCTGTCGCGCGTTACAGGCCCCGAGGATCTGGCAGAGCTTGCCGGTGACAAACGCGTGCGGGCGCTGTGCATCGGGCCGGGCTTGGGGCTGAAACCGTCCCATGTGGCGCTGGTGCGTGCAGTGCTTGAATGCGGCAAGCCCTGCGTGTTGGACGCCGACGCGCTGACCCTGATCGCACAGGAGCCCACCCTGTGGGAGCGCCTTGGCCCGCACTGCGTGCTGACCCCGCATGGCGGAGAGTTCGCACGTCTTTTCAAGGAGATATCAGAGAGTGATGCCGATAAGGCGCAGGCCTGTCTGATGGCGGCGCAAAAGGCGGGGGCGGTTGTTCTGTACAAGGGGGAGACCACCCTGATCGCGCATCCCGACGGCCGCGTTGCCGCGCATCACGGCACAGGCGATCGCGCGGCCCCGTGGCTTGCCACCGCAGGCGCGGGGGATGTGCTGTCGGGCATGATCACCGGTCTGCTGGCCCGCGGCATCGCGCCCTTCGAGGCGGCGCAATATGCCACGTGGCTGCATGTAGAGGCCGCGCGTCAGTTCGGACCGGGGTTGATCGCCGAAGATCTGGTCGAAGAAATCCCACGCGTCTTCAAGGCGCTGGACCTCTAGCGGCCGTCGGGCGCAGGCACGCGTGGCAGGTGATAAAAACTATACGTCATGCGCGTTTTTCCCCCTCGCCACTGGGAAATTTCTTTGATAGTGAACGCGCAATGCGGGTGTGGCGGAATTGGTAGACGCACCAGATTTAGGTTCTGGCGCCTATGGCGTGGGGGTTCGAGTCCCTTCACCCGCACCACTTCAACTTATTGATAACTAACAATACCCTTGCAAATAAGGCCGGAAGTCCGTTCAACGGTTACAGTTTTGGTTACAAACGGGTTTACCATGGCTGGCAAGATCAGGCATCTCATCAACCGGTCCGGGCGGTATCACGCACGCCTTGTTGTCCCTAAAGACCTTCGCGGTATCGTCGGTAAGACCGAGCTTCGCAGCCCGCTAGGGGCGGACTACAGGCAAGCCCTCAAGCTGCTGCCCGGGGCCGTGGCGCAGCTACAGCACCAGATCGCGCTGGCTGAGCGCGAAGGATCGCAAGGGAGGCAGAAGCCGGTCCAAGCTCGGTATCCTCTGGCACCGGACCAAATTGCTCTGAGCCACTACAATCAGCGTTTGGCGTTCGACGACCTTCTGCGGAATGATTCACGATACGCTAACACCGGCATTGATGATCTCTACGTTTATCAACTGCGCCAAGCAGTAGCAGGCCGCTGCAGTGATGATGAGCTGCAGTCGGTCATCGGTGATCAGCTCGAAAGATTCAGGGCAGCTGGGAATATCGATGCGGTGCAGGGCAGCGATGAATGGCGGGTGATCGCTCGTGCCTTGTGCAGCGCAGAGCTAGAAGCGCTGGCGCGCGTCGCTGAGCGTGATGAAGGTGATTACACCGGCACGCCCGCGGCACCGATAATTAAGGACGCCGCGCAGGCTGAAAAAGCGCCTGCGCCAGTCAGCTTGTCCGGCCTTTGGACAGATTATTTGAACAGTCGCATGCAGGCCGGTTTCATGCGCGACAAGGGGCAGCGCCAGCGCCCGGTGATCGACAACCTGCGCAAGTTTCTCAAGCACAACGACGCTGGTCGCGTGACGAAGAAAGACGTGCTGGCTTGGCGAGACTACCTTATGAAAACGCTATCGCCAAAGACAGTGAACGATATCTACCTCTCAGCTCTGAAATCAGTGCTGGCATGGGCTGTGGAAAATGACCGTCTGCCCGAGAATGTAGCAGCAACGGTGCGACAGCCTAAACCGCGCAAAGTGTATGGGCGTGAACGTGGATACACCGACGACGAAGCCAAGAAGGTATTGAAGGCCTCTCGCACTTATCAATCGACACCGGACGAGTTCGGGCGGGTGCGTGAATCCATGCAGATGGCAAACGTGAAGCGGTGGGTGCCGATCATCTGTGCGTTTACCGGTGCGCGGGTTTCAGAGATCATTCAGTTGCGGAAAGAGGACGTGACCAAGGTGGGCGAACATTGGGTCGCTCGGATCACACCAGATGCTGGCACTGTCAAATCTGGTGGCTACCGAGACGTGCCGTTACATTCGCAAATACTAGACCAAGGTTTTTTGAAATTCGTCGATGATGCCGTCGAAGGCCCACTGTTCCACAATGCGACCAAGCCCGAGAGGTTCAGAAAGGCGGCTGTGATCGTATCGAACAAGTTGTCAGACTGGCTGCGCAAGGATGGGCTGGTCCCAGATGGTATTCAGCCGAACCATGGGTGGCGTCACAGGTTCAAAACGCAGTGCCGAGAACTAGGTATCTCTGATCGTGTTGCTGATGCCATTCAAGGCCATGCGGGGAGGACCGCTGCCGACCACTATGGTGATGTGACGATCAAGACTAAGGCTGATGCTCTCCGGCAGCTGCCTTTCTACAGTATGTAGAGCAAGTTAGGTTCATTATTTCACTACTCTGATATATGGTGGAAGACGATTGCCATTATATATTTGCGCGGGTGGCTGATTTAGAAAATGTTCTCTCGCGCCATCCACGATCTCAGATAGCCCCGCAAGGTAACGCTCGCAGAGCTCCAGAGCAGTTTTGTCGCATTTGCCAAGATATTTTTCCGCTAGGTCGCCTGCAAATGTCTGCTCAACAACTGCAACATCGCTCGGCATATCTACGTAGAATTTTATCGTCTCGCCATTTGGCAGCGGAACTTCCCATCCTGACCCGCCTAGTTGGTCGCCGATGAAGAAACCTGTAGCTCCCGGTGGTTTTTCTGCCGAGAGAGCGTTCATTTCAGCGTCACCAAATCGTTTAATCTGCGCAGAAGTTGAGACCTCCAAGCGACCCTGCTTTTCCAGATTGTTCCGCGCGTCTCTGAAGAAACTAAACACCGGATCGGACTTCAGCTTATCTTGGTGAGGTTTATACCATTCTTCGAATACTTCACTTTTGCTGCTTAAATTTTGAACTACAAATGTGACACTCCGTCCAAATGTTAGAACATTGCGCAGCCCTAGGTCTTTCTTTGCACCACTGG contains:
- a CDS encoding NAD(P)H-hydrate dehydratase; this encodes MQPTAITADTLDFDQLTKGQGHKFDHGHAIVVTGGAGRTGAARLSGRAALRMGAGLVTLAVPPAAQMEVAMQIIALMLSRVTGPEDLAELAGDKRVRALCIGPGLGLKPSHVALVRAVLECGKPCVLDADALTLIAQEPTLWERLGPHCVLTPHGGEFARLFKEISESDADKAQACLMAAQKAGAVVLYKGETTLIAHPDGRVAAHHGTGDRAAPWLATAGAGDVLSGMITGLLARGIAPFEAAQYATWLHVEAARQFGPGLIAEDLVEEIPRVFKALDL
- a CDS encoding site-specific integrase, with amino-acid sequence MAGKIRHLINRSGRYHARLVVPKDLRGIVGKTELRSPLGADYRQALKLLPGAVAQLQHQIALAEREGSQGRQKPVQARYPLAPDQIALSHYNQRLAFDDLLRNDSRYANTGIDDLYVYQLRQAVAGRCSDDELQSVIGDQLERFRAAGNIDAVQGSDEWRVIARALCSAELEALARVAERDEGDYTGTPAAPIIKDAAQAEKAPAPVSLSGLWTDYLNSRMQAGFMRDKGQRQRPVIDNLRKFLKHNDAGRVTKKDVLAWRDYLMKTLSPKTVNDIYLSALKSVLAWAVENDRLPENVAATVRQPKPRKVYGRERGYTDDEAKKVLKASRTYQSTPDEFGRVRESMQMANVKRWVPIICAFTGARVSEIIQLRKEDVTKVGEHWVARITPDAGTVKSGGYRDVPLHSQILDQGFLKFVDDAVEGPLFHNATKPERFRKAAVIVSNKLSDWLRKDGLVPDGIQPNHGWRHRFKTQCRELGISDRVADAIQGHAGRTAADHYGDVTIKTKADALRQLPFYSM
- a CDS encoding P-II family nitrogen regulator, producing the protein MKKIEAVIKPFKLDEVKEALQEVGVQGLSVIEVKGFGRQKGHTELYRGAEYVVDFLPKVKIEIVLDDDQVDAAIEAIVSAAKTEKIGDGKIFVSPIEQTIRIRTGETGSDAL